gagaccgcttgagtaccagtcaaacaacttgtgataatgcatgtttcagctactaggtactgccctgcctttgatctggccgcacacacagatttccactctgttaaactcggtcactgaccggtcactgaccccgatgcaggaagtgtttcctctctcatatatgacaggggaaccacctctcatggcaaaaactgggtcattgacccctgggaagaaggtcgtgtcttttaacaaggccacccagctatcacaatgcctttggtcactgaccggtcactgaccccgatgcaggaagtgtttcctctctcagatatgacaggggaaccacctctcatggcaaaaactgggtcattttggtgcgccctattggccccctgcgtccaatgggtgactggattacaattttttttattttttaaagaagggggtgcgtcttagataacaaagcgccttgtcacccggaaagtacggtaggtttaatttgtacacattagaaaaaaaagttgaaaaaaaaagtgattgcctacctacctaccctatttttttggctatgttaccgtaaccacaccttttttttcttttttttttggccttaccagtcttgtcacctatatttccttccaagaaaactctccctactattccctgcagttttccaattcttttcttgttgtcttatttctacctgactggatccatcacctttatttcacttaccaaaagtcttcttttccacatccttatttctctgcaccccgcatgtcgtaagaggcgactaacggattctgtttctccttttacccttgttaagtggttcttgtatagaatatagtcaatgtttgtaaagattttagtcaagcagtatgtaagaaatgtttagtcctttgtactggaaacttgcattctcccagtaaggtcatatattgtactacgttgcaagcccctggagcaatattttgattagtgcttttgtgaacaagaaacacttaacaagtggctctatcccatctcctttcccctatcccatctcccccctttccctcgtcgcgatataaccttcgtggttgaaaacgacgttaaatacCAAATAAAGTAACATACTTAAAAACCACaacgcatttaaaaaaaaaagccataacaacaacagtaacattTATACACTGCCAATGCCATCGGAGACAATTACAGCAAACAGAGAACATTCTGAAAGGGATGAAatgaacaacaaataaacaaggaTGCCAACATAAACAAATTGCTGCCAGGCATTTCTTATGATTTAATTGCAATAATCATGACAAAGCGAGTTGCCCTATTTTATTTCAATTACAATCACACCGAAAAAGTGAAGAGCAGATCTATTAATCAGAATCAGTCAGTTTTGTCTTTCAATTTCATTCAATGCCACTCCAAACAGTAAAACAGACTCAAGAAATTAAGCATGCTAACTTTTCTTAGCTCGCTTCGCCAGTGATGTGTTGTCTGCTTGCATGGTCCTCTTTCTGTTAGTGATGTTGCCTCTAATAGGCGCAAGCGCACTTGAACCTAGAACCCTCAGTTTTGAAGAGCAATGCTGTACATCCCAAACGGTTGGGTTGTTGTTTGCCCCACCTTTCTGTCTACAATGTGCAAAATGTTCCTCTAGGGGGTCCTGGTTAAAGTTGTGGGTCAACACAAAAGATGCACCTTCTCGCAAAAGAAACTGAACAATTTCAACAATAGAGCGGGCGCtgatcctcaaacctgacaggGTCTGATGACTCAACAGCATTCTGCCTTTCTCAGCTTTGGCAAAACCATCTCGGTTTGTAACACCATCTTCCCATTCTTGCAAATACTCTAAAAATCCACCGGTGAGGTATTGCAGCCTCTCATCATCAAGTGTTCTGTACTCTCTGAGATCTGGGTTTCTCTTTTGTGCAGACTCTTTCAGATTACGGACATTTAAACAGTCATAATACCGATTCATGTGTCTAATAAAAGTCACAGTCTCTTTCACATCCGGGCCATAGTTCTGTTCAAGACTGTCGGCGACAGTTTTGCTCAGAACTTGAGCGGCAAGATTAACTTTCATTTGACTAAAAGCCGTGAGGTCAACGTGTGACCTGGTGAGCTTATTGGCCACTCAAAACCTGACCTTCTACGTGATCCTCATAGAGGTTTAGTACATGCCTCCAACTGATAAAACGGCCATTCTTCCACAACATTCTAGTTTTCTTGTGGTAAAAGGAATTGGCAAAACAATTTCTGGTAGTTTTCAGCAGATGGGgcacatcacacacaaaaaatattttccgtttttgttcCAACACCAATACGTACATTCCTGATCTGCCGTCTTGTTAAGTTTAAAAAATCTCCTGTTGGCAGATGCTCCATCACATGTAATAAACAAAACTTTCAGTTTGCATCTGTATTCCAAGATTTTAACAGCTTGCCAGATAATTGGGTACAAAAATTCTGATGTCACACCCGTTGTTGGAAAACAGGCAAGTGGATATCGCAAGGTAGAAGTTGTGCCTCTTACCATAATAACAAGCATGCTTGTCGCCaacttcttctgcttcttcccCCCTGCATATTTTCTTGTAAAGAACACAAATCATTAGCAGTTTCCTCCAGATTTGTGAACCCCACAAGCTCACCAGAGTAACTAACCCATGTGAAACACGAATTTCATCTTGgagtattttatttatttattttatttacgaggatttatatcgcgcacgtatctcaccacacaaggcgactcaaggcgcatgttacctattaatgccgtgtgagatggaattttttacacaatatatcacgcattcacattggccagtagatcgaccgcctttaggcgctgcatccacctttcatggcctattattccaggtcacataTCCCCTGTAGCCATCCGTAAACATACCCAGCTTCTCGGCTTCTTGTTTCAGGTGATCAGCACATTCTGGAACAAAACTTGTCCTGCTCGGCAAAAATTTTGAATAGTCTAACAGTGTCCTTTCACTTGGTAGTGAAATAAATCCCATATCCCGCGCGCATGGCATCATATGCTTTTGCGCTCTTGCTGCGCATGTACAGACACCATCTAATCACCATTGGATGCCACCTTGCAGTTTTGTTATTTGCGTGTCTCAACTGCTGCTCCCAGAAAATCCTTGGGAGTGAGTTTTCGTCGAGATAGGCACTTTCAACGTCAGACTTTGATGACTTCAACATGTTTACCAGATCGAAATCGTCCACTTCACTGAGGGTCTGTCCCTTGTCCTTTATTTCCTTGAAAACATCCCGTCTCAGCCTCTCTAGTTCACCAGAGAGGGACCTGTTTGCCTCCCTGAGCTGAGTAACCTTCAAGCACAAGTCATCTCGACTCATCCGCGCATGGGGGATTTTTGATGACATGAGGTTGTTGCCTTGAGGAGCCTCCATTTTTGCCTTGTTTCTATACCCCGCTTTCCATGGCGTTTTGCTGTACAGACTACAGAACTGGCATCTGCCGCCACTCCTAATCAGAAGATGGCACTTTGTTGATCTGATGGTCGTATCACAACCTGTGGCACCATGCATAGACACTTTCCTTGAATGCAGCTCGCTTCATGGTTGTGTCGCAGAAAGGAACTCCTACAGGCACAAGTGACCGAAACTGTTCTTCACAATTTCCACTGCAGATAGACCAGTTTTCAACCTTGTCCAGTACCTTTAAAACATCTGTCGCAGTGAACAAATACCGAGGCAGTCCAATCCAGAAGTCATGGGTAGGCGGAATGATACCCTGATGTACCACCAGAGAAGGCGACAAGTCATCACTGATTGACAAGCAAAATTTCAAGCTTGGAATGCTTGAATCATACATGCTAGTAAGACGCAGCTTACACTCTTTCAGCAGCAAGACACAAACAGAATCAGAATCTTGAAAGGCAGACTTCACATCCTGAGTCAGTTTCTGGAAGACTTGACGACGACAACTGGCTTGAAGTGATGCTACAAGATCATCAACATCTTGGTCAGGCTCATAGCGGAAAGCTTTTTCCCCAACAATCATGAAGAACCCTTGTGCAGTGTCCCCATCCAAGTCCGTCAGCTCCATAGCAACCTCATCTTCGATGATGGATTCAGCAGGATCGGCTCTGTCCTCCACACCCAGAAGAAAATCCCCCCAGGTCCATGCTGGATCTGTACTGaattagaaaaaaagaagactgaATTGTTATTTGAAAGACcacttaaaaataaataaaagttgtagctttataataataataataataatgggtATTtatatatagcgccttatctgaagttcaaagcgcgtatgccgtgtgaaatgaatttttttacacaatatatatcacgcattcacatcggccaatagatcaacagcctataggcgctgcatccacctttcacggcctattattccaagtcacacgggtattttggtggacattttttatctacgcctatacaattttgccaggaaagacccttttgtcaatcgtgagatctttaacgtgcataccccaatgtagtgcacACTTTACAGTCACCCTGAAGCTGAAGGTATGGACAGGGGGCTACCTGGATTGAAAATACATGTATTAGTAAACAtttccccgcccccccccccccctgtttttgTTGCATCAAAACATTGAATACAAAATAAAAGTATGTTTACATCTCTGAAGGTAAAGCCAAGGTCTAGTAACAACACCTACACATAGGTCAGAATGTGCATTCCTCAACCTCAAACCCTtcttaaaagaaaaagaaaaaaaaaagcgccTGTTGAAAATCAGATCAAAAAGTGAAAAACCtcgtcctttttatatttagtcaagttttgactaaatattttaacgtagagggggaatcgaaacgagggtcgtggtgtatgtgcgtgcgtgtgtgcgtgcgtgtgtgtgtgtgtgtgtgtgtgtagagcgattcagactaaactactggaccgatctttatgaaatttgacatgagagttcctgggtatgaaatccccgaacgtttttttcatttttttgataaatgtctttgatgacgtcatatccggcttttcgtgaaagttgaggcggcactgtcacgccctcatttttcaaccaaattggttcaaattttggtcaagtaatcttcgacgaagcccgggcttcggtattgcatttcagcttggtggcttaaaaattaattaatgactttggtcattaaaaatcggaaaattgtaaaaaaaaataaaaatttataaaacgatccaaatttacgtttatcttattctccatcatttgctgattccaaaaacatataaatatgttatatttggattaaaaacaagctctgaaaattaaatatataaaaattattatcaaaattaaattgtccaaatcaatttaaaaacactttcatcttattccttgtcggttcctgattccaaaaacatatatatatgatatgtttggattaaaaacacgctcagaaagttaaaacaaagagaggtacagaaaagcgtgctatccttcttagcgcaactactaccccgctcttcttgtcaatttcactgcctttgccatgagcggtggcctgacgatgctacgagtaaaatggcattgcgttcagtttcattctgtgagttcgacagctacttgactaaatattgtattttcgccttacgcgacttgtttattgttgCCTTAAATTACTAATAGTAATGGTGCATACTTTGGAAATATAATGCCATACATCTATTAGTACTCACTCAGTTTCCAGTTCAGCCAGCTGCAGCAGTTGTCGTTTCGTCTCTGCATTCCTTTTACTGGCTGCATTCTGCTTTGATCTTGCACCCTTCGGCTTCGTGCCAATACGGTTCCGCCGTCTTGGCATCTGAAAAAAGTAAACacatacaaaaatgaaataataagCACTATACAGGCTGATCCATTCTGTGGCATCATCTACTGTCCTGTATTGATCGGTGTATGAATCCTGACTCAGTGactgcatatttttttttaattttaactgGATTTCTATGTGGAATAGGGACAGAATGCCTTTTACTTTTATAACAGGACTGTACATAGTGCCATTGAACTGCTTGTCAAATTAATAATGTTTCAATCGATATGTAATATGTCTACTTTCTTTGCAGAACTTCTCAATTATTTGCAATCAGTCAGTCTCTGGCATACCTCACACATTAGCATATATCCTGCGAACTCAGCTATAATTTACCCAACTTTGCACtccaaaataaaatataaataataaattgacaataAAAGTGACATCATTTATGAGAAGAATGCATAATTGTGCAAGTGTTTACTttaccacaaaaaaacaccatggACAGTTGAATAAAACCTTGTTTGCATCCATAATTTAGAGAAAAATAACCATTTAAAGGTAAACGTTGataatttttgtgtttttaaagaattagaactgtttcatagaaaatcatagataataaaacTTGCAAAATGTTAATTCTTTGTactcaagagaaacagaaaatcacaagaagaaaATTATTGCATCATTTGGTGATTAGAAGATGAATCCAAAAGTAAGCAATTTCGCTCATTTCTCCTTTATGAACTTCTAACTTTTTATCCACACGCCAGTGTAAGTGCGAGAACCACTTGAGTGAGACTTAAAAgcatcaaatttaattacagcgcgtcaaaaattatacaaacagattaatgtatACACCAGTAATGCATTTGCTAGTTAAGGGAAAGCAAAGTtgcgcacaaaagaaaatattagctcCCAAACATTGCCTCCACGCACAATGGACTTAGaaacaatggccgcaagaaccGAAGGAACCGTTTTTTGCCCACTTCGGGAAGCCAATCCTCTTAAATGCGTTCGTGTACACACTGTTGAAGCTACATAACATGAATCAAGTTTACTTACCACTGATATCTCTCGTCTGAAGCTggatatatccaaagaaatatgacagaaaagcaCTTCAAATCGGTGTCAGAGAGCAAGCGAACAACAACGTGGTACGGGACGATGGCTGACAATCGCAGAAGGTCTCGCGGTTCGAGCGCGGTAACCCGAGAGTTCACGCGAGCGgcctcgcttcgcatctctgtatgtatgtctctggtcaAATATACCTGTACgtcattttctttctctctggcgTTGTTTCGAAATATGTCGCTCTCAGGTGGACAAGAAATATCGAAGCAACTGAAACGCatcatggtttatcttgtgagattgttgtgtgatcgcatttgacctgtgattATTCATCTCGTCAGGTAAGTGACTCtaattggctgacccaggtcaggAGAATGCtatgactgacaggcataatcagataCGAGCGACCCAGTTTCCATTGCGTCTAATttgcggggtcgcttcgaaatttcttttggtcgaaatagagggtaataaaaccgttatttctaatatgctgactgttagcgactgttattaccaattcaatttagtgccccatatggctttttgaccaatcaggacggattctaggtgaccctctgaatggtataacgttcaggcagggacactttttgtttatcacgctaaaaattaacaagacaaagtaaaaatgtaattcaacatcatcagcgtgatttattataaagaatgacacttcaaatgctgtcaggtaatactctctttatctaaaacataccgaaaagcgagttttgtcggtgggggcgtaacggaacagcaaggcaccgcccattgtttgagtgtgcaatgccgac
Above is a window of Littorina saxatilis isolate snail1 unplaced genomic scaffold, US_GU_Lsax_2.0 scaffold_385, whole genome shotgun sequence DNA encoding:
- the LOC138955484 gene encoding uncharacterized protein; the protein is MRSEAARVNSRVTALEPRDLLRLSAIVPYHMPRRRNRIGTKPKGARSKQNAASKRNAETKRQLLQLAELETDTDPAWTWGDFLLGVEDRADPAESIIEDEVAMELTDLDGDTAQGFFMIVGEKAFRYEPDQDVDDLVASLQASCRRQVFQKLTQDVKSAFQDSDSVCVLLLKECKLRLTSMYDSSIPSLKFCLSISDDLSPSLVVHQGIIPPTHDFWIGLPRYLFTATDVLKVLDKVENWSICSGNCEEQFRSLVPVGVPFCDTTMKRAACCDTTIRSTKCHLLIRSGGRCQFCSLYSKTPWKAGYRNKAKMEAPQGNNLMSSKIPHARMSRDDLCLKVTQLREANRSLSGELERLRRDVFKEIKDKGQTLSEVDDFDLVNMLKSSKSDVESAYLDENSLPRIFWEQQLRHANNKTARWHPMVIRWCLYMRSKSAKAYDAMRAGYGIYFTTK